The Lactuca sativa cultivar Salinas chromosome 2, Lsat_Salinas_v11, whole genome shotgun sequence genome includes the window ATTTATGTGTAATGCACTGCTTTTCATTGGGGATTCAATTGTATTCTGGGAATTAGGGCTTTGAGGAATTCAAATTGACAGAATTTCTTCTGGAATTAGATAAGTTTGGACGATGATGTGGATTGGTTAAAGCAATTAGATAAGTTTATACTGTCTTTCATTTCATCCTTCTGCAATCGTTATTGAggattatacatgcaatttgaatATCTCAAACTAATAATTGATTTAGCTCGAAATTATGTACAGCTGAATATATGAGAGTGCATTTAACATGCCTAAGCTTTTCAAGAATTGAAGATTTTATTGGTTGATGTTGTATGATCATATGTATGTAGATCATTATTATCATCAGAGTGTAAAGATGGGGAGAAAAGCTGGTGAGCTGCATATAAACGCAAAGAAGTTTGGTGGACTTTCAAAACCATGTATGAAAGATATGATTACATTTCTTGGGTGTTTGTCACTTAATCATAACTCTGATGAAAAATGCACTCGTCAACGACAACTACTAGACACCTGTTTGGAATCACAGGTCTCCTcataaaaataaattttcaatAATTTTCATTTCGTATTTCATTAATATATCTTATTATTTTGCATTGCAGAGTGGCAAAAAAAGAAAACCTTGGGGAACCCTCAATTATCACTTGCAGAGGCTCAACAGAGGGAGGAAGTAGTAGTAACTTAAAGCATTGCATTGCAGAGATTAGATTATTCGCATGTTTGATAGATAACTTACCTTTATTTTTGCTTTAAT containing:
- the LOC111902772 gene encoding uncharacterized protein LOC111902772; the protein is MGRKAGELHINAKKFGGLSKPCMKDMITFLGCLSLNHNSDEKCTRQRQLLDTCLESQSGKKRKPWGTLNYHLQRLNRGRK